The Prinia subflava isolate CZ2003 ecotype Zambia chromosome 15, Cam_Psub_1.2, whole genome shotgun sequence genome contains a region encoding:
- the MAP2K1 gene encoding dual specificity mitogen-activated protein kinase kinase 1: MPKKKPGPIQLNPAPDGSAVNGTSSAETNLEALQKKLEELELDEQQRKRLEAFLTQKQKVGELKDDDFEKISELGAGNGGVVFKVSHKPSGLIMARKLIHLEIKPAIRNQIIRELQVLHECNSPYIVGFYGAFYSDGEISICMEHMDGGSLDQVLKKAGRIPEQILGKVSIAVIKGLTYLREKHKIMHRDVKPSNILVNSRGEIKLCDFGVSGQLIDSMANSFVGTRSYMSPERLQGTHYSVQSDIWSMGLSLVEMAIGRYPIPPPDSKELELMFGCPVEGDSPVTETSPRQRAPGRPMSSYGSDSRPPMAIFELLDYIVNEPPPKLPNGVFGSEFQDFVNKCLIKNPAERADLKQLMIHAFIKRSEAEEVDFAGWLCSTIGLNQPSTPTHAAGV; this comes from the exons GACGAACCTGGAGGCCCTTCAGAagaagctggaggagctggagctggacgAGCAGCAGCGGAAGCGCCTGGAAGCGTTCCTCACCCAGAAACAGAAGGTTGGGGAGCTGAAGGACGATGACTTCGAGAAGATCAGcgagctgggagcagggaatggtggTGTGGTCTTCAAGGTGTCTCACAAACCCTCTGGGCTCATCATGGCCAGGAAG TTAATCCACCTGGAGATCAAGCCAGCCATCCGCAACCAGATCATccgggagctgcaggtgctgcacgAGTGCAACTCCCCCTACATCGTGGGCTTCTACGGGGCCTTCTACAGCGACGGGGAGATCTCCATCTGCATGGAGCACATG GATGGTGGCTCCTTGGATCAAGTGCTGAAAAAGGCTGGGAGAATCCCAGAGCAGATCCTGGGCAAAGTTAGCATTGCG GTAATAAAAGGACTCACATATCTGAGAGAAAAGCATAAAATAATGCACAGAG atgtgaAACCATCCAACATTTTGGTAAACTCTAGAGGTGAAATCAAGCTCTGTGACTTTGGTGTCAGTGGGCAGCTGATAGATTCCATGGCAAACTCCTTTGTTGGCACACGCTCCTACATGTCT CCCgagaggctgcagggcactCACTACTCGGTGCAGTCGGACATCTGGAGCAtggggctgtccctggtggAGATGGCCATCGGCAGGTACCCCATTCCCCCTCCCGACtccaaggagctggagctgatgTTCGGCTGCCCCGTGGAGGGAGATTCTCCAGTCACAGAGACCTCGCCCAGGCAACGAGCGCCCGGCCGGCCCATGAGCT CCTATGGATCAGACAGCAGACCCCCAATGGCAATCTTTGAACTCCTGGATTACATCGTCAATGAG ccACCTCCAAAACTGCCCAATGGTGTCTTTGGTTCTGAATTTCAAGATTTTGTTAACAAATG tttaattaaaaatcctGCTGAGAGAGCCGACCTGAAGCAGCTGATG ATCCACGCTTTCATCAAGAGATCCGAGGCGGAGGAGGTGGATTTTGCGGGGTGGCTCTGCTCCACCATCGGCCTTAACCAGCCCAGCACCCCCACGCACGCCGCCGGCGTCTGA
- the RPL4 gene encoding large ribosomal subunit protein uL4, producing the protein MACARPLISVYSEKGEASGKNVTLPAVFKAPIRPDVVNFVHTNLRKNNRQPYAVSELAGHQTSAESWGTGRAVARIPRVRGGGTHRSGQGAFGNMCRGGRMFAPTKTWRRWHRRVNIMQKRYAICSALAASALPALVMSKGHRIEEIPELPLVVEDKVEGYKKTKEAVLLLKKLKAWNDIKKVYASQRMRAGKGKMRNRRRIQRRGPCIIYNEDNGIIRAFRNIPGITLLNVNKLNLLRLAPGGHVGRFCIWTESAFRKLDDLYGTWRKAATLKSDYNLPMHKMTNTDIGRIMRSQEIQKALRAPKKKIQRRVLKKNPLKNLRIMIKLNPYAKTMRRNTILRHAQNHKLKEEKKAKALAKLAAKAPAAPKAEPAAKKAKTAKAAKPAAKTKAEA; encoded by the exons GCTTGCGCTCGGCCGCTGATCTCCGTGTACTCCGAGAAGGGGGAGGCGTCGGGCAAGAACGTGACGCTGCCCGCCGTGTTCAAGGCGCCCATCCGGCCCGACGTGGTGAACTTCGTGCACACCAACCTGCGCAAGAACAACCGGCAGCCCTACGCCGTCAGCGAGCTCGCGG GTCACCAGACCAGTGCTGAGTCCTGGGGTACCGGCAGAGCTGTAGCTCGGATCCCGCGAGTGCGGGGCGGTGGCACCCACCGCTCTGGCCAGGGTGCCTTTGGCAAT ATGTGTCGCGGCGGCCGCATGTTCGCCCCGACCAAGACCTGGCGGCGCTGGCACCGCAGGGTGAACATCATGCAGAAGCGCTACgccatctgctctgctctggctgcctctgccctccctgctctggtcATGTCCAAAG GCCACCGCATTGAGGAGATTCCAGAACTTCCTCTGGTTGTTGAGGACAAGGTTGAGGGCTACAAGAAAACCAAGGAAGCTGTTCTCCTCCTGAAGAAGCTTAAAGCTTGGAATGATATCAAAAAG GTCTACGCCTCCCAGCGCATGCGGGCCGGGAAGGGCAAGATGAGGAACCGGCGCCGCATCCAGCGCAGGGGCCCCTGCATCATCTACAACGAGGACAACGGCATCATCAGAGCCTTCCGGAACATCCCAG GAATCACTCTGCTGAACGTGAACAAGCTGAACCTGCTGCGCCTGGCTCCCGGGGGCCACGTGGGGCGTTTCTGCATCTGGACCGAGAGCGCCTTCCGCAAGCTGGACGATCTCTACGGCACCTGGCGCAAGGCTGCCACGCTCAAGAGCGACTACAA CCTGCCAATGCACAAGATGACCAATACAGATATTGGAAGAATCATGAGAAGCCAGGAAATCCAGAAGGCCCTGCGTGCTCCAAA GAAGAAGATTCAGCGCAGGGTCCTGAAGAAGAACCCGCTGAAGAACCTGAGAATCATGATCAAGTTGAACCCGTACGCCAAAACCATGCGGCGCAACACCATCCTGCGGCACGCCCAGAAC CACAAGCtcaaggaagagaagaaagccAAGGCCCTGGCCAAGCTGGCAGCCAAGGCCCCGGCTGCACCCaaggcagagcctgctgccaagAAGGCCAAGACAGCCAAGGCAGCCAAGCCTGCAGCCAAGACCAAGGCTGAGGCGTAA
- the SNAPC5 gene encoding snRNA-activating protein complex subunit 5, giving the protein MLSRLQELRREEETLLRVKAALHDQLRRLRVEELALQSMIQAGEENVPMPLAALAEDTQQTLGQMDNEAAINQTQLHLSLQEEEEEEEEEESDS; this is encoded by the exons ATGCTGAGCCGGCTGCAGGAGCTGCGCCGGGAGGAGGAGACGCTGCTGCGGGTCAAGGCGGCGCTGCACGATCAGCTCCGCCGGCTGCGG GTGGAGGAGCTGGCGCTGCAGTCCATGATCCAGGCCGGCGAGGAGAACGTCCCCAtgcccctggcagccctggccgAGGACACCCAGCAG ACTCTGGGGCAGATGGACAATGAGGCTGCCATCAATCAAACTCAGTTACACCTCAGTcttcaggaggaggaagaggaggaagaggaggaagaatcTGAttcttga